The region GTGGTTCTGGGATTATGCCGGTGGGCTCATGACCGACTGGGGCGTCCACGAAATCGACATTGCGCTCTATGCCATGAACGCCAAAGCGCCCAAATCCGTAATGGCCTCGGGTGGTAAGCTGGCCTACCCCGACGATGCCTCCGAAACGCCCGACACCTTACAGGCTGTTTACGAATACGATGGCTTCAATATGCTCTGGGAACACGCCACGGGCATCGACGGCGGTAACTATGGCCGGACGGAAGGCATCGCGTTCATCGGCAACAACGCCACGTTGGTCCTAAACCGCGACGGCTGGTCGATCCTGCCCGAAACGGAAACCAAAAACGGCATCAAGGTGTACAAGGTGGAAGACATACCGGACCAGACCCGCAACGGCGAGTACCTGAACGAGCACACCAAGAACTTCGTACAGGCGGTAAAAGCCAACGATCCGAAACTACTGAAATGCGGCATCGAAACGGGCAGCATTGCGGCCATTAACGCGCATATGGGCAACATCGCCTACAAAACCGGCCGGAAAGTGTATTGGGACTCAGCCGCCAAAGGCTTCAAAAACGACCCGCAGGCCAACGCTCTAATAGCCGCCCACTACCACAACGGCTGGAAACTGCCCGTCGTTTAACCAACCCCCGGACGCAAGTCCGGGGCCATCCACAGTCAGCCCCTTCGGGGTTGGGAAAGAGGGAGGAGTTAAGCGCTTATGCCCCGAACTGTCGTCCGGGACCAGCACCGTACAATACAGAACAACCAAACATAAAACGAGTTTACTAACAAACAATAACCCCAAAGGGGTTGACCGTGGATAACCCCGGACATCAGTCCGGGGGCAGACTACAGTCCGGGAGACAACACATGGAATACAGACAACTTGGAGAATCAGACCTAAACCTATCTGTCATAACTTTTGGTGCATGGGCCGCTGGCGGCTGGATGTGGGGTGGCACCGAACGACAGGGCGCCATCGATGCTATCAAAGCCGCGTATGATTTAGGCGTAACATCAATTGACACGGCACCCATTTATGGACAGGGTACCAGCGAAGAAATCGTCGGCGAGGCCATTAAAAGTATCCCCCGCGACAAAGTCCAGATTCTGACCAAATACGGCATGCGCTGGGATCTGGCAAAGGGTAATCTTGCCTTTAAAAGTCAGGATAACGACGGCAACCCCATCGACGTGTACAAATATTCGGGCAAGGAAAGCATCATTAAAGAGTGCGAAGACAGCCTGAAACGCCTGGGTACCGATTACATCGACCTCTACCAGATGCACTGGCCCGACGTGACCACGCCCATTGAGGAAAGCATGGAAGCCGTTCTGCGGTTGATCGAGCAGGGCAAAATCCGGCAGGCGGGTGTCAGCAACTACAATGTCGAGCAGATGAAACGAGCCGAAACAGTACTTAAACTGGCCTCCAATCAGGTACCGTTCAGCATGATTAACCGGGGTATCGAGGATGAAGTAGTCCCGTATTGCCTCGAAAACAAGAAAGCGATTCTGGCTTACAGTCCCATGGAACGCGGGTTGCTAACGGGCAAAATCAAGCCCGGCCATCAGTTTGCCCCCGGCGACCACCGCGCTGGCTATCGGTTCTTTCAGGAAGAGAACATCAAAAAGACAGACGACTTTCTGGAAAAGATCAAACCGCTGGCCGAGAGCAAAAACGCCAGTCTAAGCCAGTTGGTCATTCGCTGGACCATCGAGCGTCCGGGCATTACGGTTGCCCTGGTGGGTGCCCGCAACGCCGAACAGGCCGTTCAAAACGCCAAAGCGATTGATATTCAATTAGCTGCCGATGAGATTGCGTTTATTAATGAGCAGCTGGAAGCGGTGGAGTTGGTGTAACTACCCCACCCCCTTCCCCTCCCCTTGAAAAAGGGGAGGGGCTAGAAAGTGATCAAAGTAAGCTTCTCTAAATTTGACGTCTTCAGTAACCAGATCAGGCAAAGTCTAAAAGGGCCAGCATTAGCCCCTCCCCTTTTTTTAGGGGAGGGGGAAGGGGGTGGGGTAAGCATTACCCAATCAACCGAAACAGCCGGTTCCAGCGGATTTTATGCCAGATATCGGTCGGGACGGGGTCGAGTGACATCCAGACGAATACGGCTTTGCCCACGATATGATCTTCCGGCACAAAGCCCCAGTAGCGGGAATCTTCGGAGTTGTGCCGGTTGTCGCCCATCATAAAATAATAATCCTGTTTAAAGGTATAGGTCGTAATCGGCTGACCGTCTACCCGGATACCCGTTGGCGTTACGTCCACTACGCGGTTGTCTTCGTAGCGTTTGATGATGTCGCCATACACGGCAATCGTTTGCTTATTAACAGGTATGGTCATTCCTTTTTTTGGTACGGTAAGCGGCCCGAAATTATCCTGATTCCAGGTGTAAGCCGCGCTGCCCATGATGCCGGGGCCACCCTGACCGGCCGGTTCGATCATCGGCTCTACTGATTTCACCCAGTCGAACGATTTGAATTTTTGCATGACCTCTTCCGTCATATTTACCCGGTAACCCACCTGCACCGATTGTTTGGTCTGCTCGTTGTAGGCTTCCAGCGGCTGCCAGTTGATGAAGGGCCCCTCGGATGATTTGAAATCATTGACAATGTCGTATTTCCGGAAGAACCGGTCGTCGAGCACTTCGCTGGTTTTGACAAAGTAGGTCGTTTCGGAGCGGGCGGGCGCGGGCAATAGTTTGCCATTTACAAACACCTGCGTCTGGCGGATGGTCAGCACATCGCCCGGAATACCGATGCATCGTTTAATGAAATTCGTCTTCAGATCGGTTGGGTAAGCGGGCTCGTTTGCCTTGGGGGGCGGATAATTGAACACCACCACATCGCCATTTTTGACGGTTGTAAAACCCGGCAGCCGGTAGATAGGCAGTTGAATAGCCGTGCTGTACGATGGTATCTCCGTACCCCAGATTTTCTGATGGGTCAGTGGCACCTGTAGGGGCGTTTTTGGCGTCCTAATCCCATAATGAAGCTTACTGACAAACAGAAAATCACCAACCATGAGGCTATTTTCCATCGAAGGGGTCGGTATGGCGTAAGCCTCGAACGTTAAAAAACGAATCAACGTGGCGGCTATCACCGCAAAAAGCACCGAATCGAGCCACTCCCGAAGTGCAGATTTCTTCGGCCTGGCCGATGTGGCGCCAGCCTTTGCTTCCTTTTTACCCATAACTTGACAGATTAAACGTGGAACGATCACCCACCACAGGCTGCCAATCAGCAATCT is a window of Spirosoma linguale DSM 74 DNA encoding:
- a CDS encoding aldo/keto reductase (PFAM: aldo/keto reductase~KEGG: sit:TM1040_1191 aldo/keto reductase), whose translation is MEYRQLGESDLNLSVITFGAWAAGGWMWGGTERQGAIDAIKAAYDLGVTSIDTAPIYGQGTSEEIVGEAIKSIPRDKVQILTKYGMRWDLAKGNLAFKSQDNDGNPIDVYKYSGKESIIKECEDSLKRLGTDYIDLYQMHWPDVTTPIEESMEAVLRLIEQGKIRQAGVSNYNVEQMKRAETVLKLASNQVPFSMINRGIEDEVVPYCLENKKAILAYSPMERGLLTGKIKPGHQFAPGDHRAGYRFFQEENIKKTDDFLEKIKPLAESKNASLSQLVIRWTIERPGITVALVGARNAEQAVQNAKAIDIQLAADEIAFINEQLEAVELV
- a CDS encoding signal peptidase I (TIGRFAM: signal peptidase I~PFAM: Peptidase S24, S26A and S26B, conserved region~KEGG: set:SEN2562 signal peptidase I), which encodes MGKKEAKAGATSARPKKSALREWLDSVLFAVIAATLIRFLTFEAYAIPTPSMENSLMVGDFLFVSKLHYGIRTPKTPLQVPLTHQKIWGTEIPSYSTAIQLPIYRLPGFTTVKNGDVVVFNYPPPKANEPAYPTDLKTNFIKRCIGIPGDVLTIRQTQVFVNGKLLPAPARSETTYFVKTSEVLDDRFFRKYDIVNDFKSSEGPFINWQPLEAYNEQTKQSVQVGYRVNMTEEVMQKFKSFDWVKSVEPMIEPAGQGGPGIMGSAAYTWNQDNFGPLTVPKKGMTIPVNKQTIAVYGDIIKRYEDNRVVDVTPTGIRVDGQPITTYTFKQDYYFMMGDNRHNSEDSRYWGFVPEDHIVGKAVFVWMSLDPVPTDIWHKIRWNRLFRLIG